The window ACCCATTTCTGGATTGATCCTGAAAACAATCTGTTGGGTTTGTTCATGAGTCGAGCACGTCCGTTTGACTGGGGGATTCCATTCGGCTTGAGAGAGGTCGTCTACGAGCAGCTTACAGCCGAGGATGAGTAGAAAGCGGGCCGGGGAGGGTTGTTGATGAAACGTATCCGAAACCTAGTTGTGTCGTGGTTCCTAATGCGTTTTTGTGCTCTGCTGGAAAAAATTAGGAGTGTGCACTTTTTGAATGCCACGGTCGACTAGGATTTCTGTCTCTTATGAGGCTACGATCGGGACAGAAACAATTTCGTATCAACTTAATTGGCACTTGGCACGAGCGAAATCGGAGGTCGTGCTCTGCGCTCCCGGGATTTGGCAGCCAATTCGATAACCGAACTATTGGTGGATTAAGTCGACCATTGAATTGGCAAACGCATCTCCAAGTCGAACGAAGAACGCACCGCTTCCAAGATAGTGATAAGGACGGTCACTGCCAACCGTGTCCCATTCATGGAAATGCTCCGGCCAGCCTTTTTGGAAGACGTCATTGGAGTACAGAGAGTACTCCTGATAACTCTCGACAGCTGCCACATTGTTGGCGGCTCCCAAAGTCTCGGCGGCTTCTCGTTGGGCGAGGGAGACTTTATTCTCCGCCACTTTTTCAGCCGTTACTCCTGTTCCTAGCACTCCAATTACAAATGGCATGTTTGGAGTCTTATACTCTTCACGAACATCGTTGACAAAAGCGACCATATTGTCTTTATAGTTGTCTCGGAATTCAGGGGCGAACTGATCGTTGAATCCCTGGAACCAGACGAAGCCATCGATTTCATAGCCCGTCTTGGGATCATACTCTGGATGATGTTCTTTCAGATTTGCGAGTACCTTCTGAATGGCTTCGTTCATCATTCGATAATTCGATCCAGCATTCTTGCTGATTTCATCGGCCTTGTCGCTTGTCTGTTCCTTCTTGTTGAGTTCATAGGTTCCGGCGGATGGAGGACGGAAATTATAATGAAGCGATTTGCCACCCCAGGAGGTTTTAATCAATAGGATGGGGCCGTCGATCTTCTGCGCGAGAGAGAGGCCGAAGCCATATTCGGGCCCGATTTTTTCCGTTGAACCACCGTAACCGATTCCAAGCTTACCCGCTCTCTTGTTGCCGTCGGCAATCGAGCTGATATAGACTCGATCGGAATCAACACAAGCTGAAGTGACTTTTTCTTTGTACGCTTCATGTGCGGCTTTGAGGTCTTTGACCTTAGCTTCCAGGGCCGTTTTTTCTGGCCCGTCGCTCATCGCTTTTACCTTTTCGTTGGAGATTCCTCCGGTCAGTTCGTCCAGCTTTCTTCCCCGCTCCAATTGCTTTTCCAGAGTTGCTCGGGAAACAACGCTATCCTGGCCTAAGACCGATTGCACGAGTTCCTGGTCACGAGTGTTGTCCGATGCAAGTAGAGTAGCAATTGTATGTGCTCGTGCGTGTCCCACCATATTCGATTGCCCTGCCAGGATGAAAATCTTCAGAGGTTCCCCAGCAAAGGTCGAACTAGCGATTAGAAAGAAGAGGGTTGCAACAGCCGGTTGCTGGAATTTTTTCGGCATGATTGAAACTTCTTTTTTTAGGTGAAAGAATGACTTGGTTTTGTCCCAGGTGTTGATTCTTTTCGTGGGTGAGCATCCGGGAAGATTATCATACCCGATCGTAATCTACTTCGATCCATAAACAGCCTGCCGAAGTTGTTTGGGGATCTCATAAGTGAACTCTCTAGCCCTTGTCATAAAGAGAACGTACAGCTCGTTTTGTGGATCAATCCAGAAATGGGTGTTGTGATAGCCAGCCCATCCGTAGATGCCACGTGG is drawn from Pirellulaceae bacterium and contains these coding sequences:
- a CDS encoding sialate O-acetylesterase, translating into MPKKFQQPAVATLFFLIASSTFAGEPLKIFILAGQSNMVGHARAHTIATLLASDNTRDQELVQSVLGQDSVVSRATLEKQLERGRKLDELTGGISNEKVKAMSDGPEKTALEAKVKDLKAAHEAYKEKVTSACVDSDRVYISSIADGNKRAGKLGIGYGGSTEKIGPEYGFGLSLAQKIDGPILLIKTSWGGKSLHYNFRPPSAGTYELNKKEQTSDKADEISKNAGSNYRMMNEAIQKVLANLKEHHPEYDPKTGYEIDGFVWFQGFNDQFAPEFRDNYKDNMVAFVNDVREEYKTPNMPFVIGVLGTGVTAEKVAENKVSLAQREAAETLGAANNVAAVESYQEYSLYSNDVFQKGWPEHFHEWDTVGSDRPYHYLGSGAFFVRLGDAFANSMVDLIHQ